A genomic segment from Desulfurobacterium pacificum encodes:
- a CDS encoding type II toxin-antitoxin system prevent-host-death family antitoxin, which produces MIVSANDLKRKGISYVGKLLKEFESVFISVRGKKKYVILPIEEYERLKELELENAIREAEEDLKKGNYVIESAEEHFKRLGI; this is translated from the coding sequence GTGATAGTCTCCGCAAACGACCTTAAAAGAAAAGGCATTTCTTACGTGGGCAAACTCTTAAAGGAGTTTGAAAGCGTTTTCATCTCCGTTAGAGGTAAGAAAAAATACGTAATACTTCCCATAGAAGAATATGAAAGATTAAAAGAACTGGAACTTGAAAACGCCATTAGAGAAGCTGAAGAAGACCTGAAAAAAGGTAACTACGTGATAGAAAGTGCTGAAGAACACTTTAAAAGGTTAGGAATTTGA
- a CDS encoding type II toxin-antitoxin system RelE/ParE family toxin translates to MKPYRLIFTESYLKREKKFIKKHPELLERYKKVLRLLELNPNHPSLRLHKLKGKLSGKYSVSITMSYRIILTFAVTEKGIVLIDIGSHEIYEK, encoded by the coding sequence TTGAAACCTTACAGATTGATATTTACAGAATCTTACCTTAAAAGGGAAAAGAAATTTATTAAGAAACATCCAGAGCTTCTAGAAAGATACAAAAAAGTTTTACGTCTATTAGAACTAAACCCAAATCATCCTTCACTTAGACTCCACAAACTAAAAGGCAAACTGTCAGGTAAGTACTCAGTTTCTATTACTATGAGTTATCGTATTATTCTGACATTCGCCGTAACGGAAAAAGGCATAGTTCTAATAGACATCGGAAGCCATGAAATTTACGAGAAATAA
- a CDS encoding methionine adenosyltransferase, translated as MNIRVTPLDIQPVSTSEIEIVERKGLGHPDTICDALAEKLSAELCKLYYENFGFVLHHNVDKNLLVGGSATPKFGGGEVTEPIEIYLSGRAIKEYKGKKIPVDEIAIESAKEWLKENIHAIDPENHVRIYPHIRPGSVDLVDIYMRQLRDGVPLSNDTSFGVGYAPFDDLENVVFQIEKKLNSKEIKKLHPEIGEDIKVMGVRIGEKITITIACAFVDRFVKDINDYVEKRENVRKLAYEVAKEFTNREVEIHINTGDDVENANVYITVTGTSAEAGDDGEVGRGNRVNGLITPYRPMSLEAAAGKNPITHVGKLYNITSNDIAKAVVNEIPEIEEAYVYMVSQIGKPVNQPLAVDVKVRTPENSAKFQTKIEEIVNECLADMKNIWKRLMNGEITVY; from the coding sequence ATGAACATAAGAGTTACTCCTTTAGACATCCAGCCCGTTTCCACTTCCGAAATTGAAATAGTGGAAAGAAAAGGGTTGGGGCATCCAGACACAATCTGTGACGCTTTGGCTGAAAAGCTATCAGCAGAACTCTGTAAACTTTACTACGAAAACTTCGGTTTTGTTCTCCACCACAACGTTGATAAAAACCTTTTAGTTGGTGGAAGCGCTACTCCTAAATTTGGCGGCGGAGAAGTAACAGAACCGATAGAAATCTACCTTTCAGGTAGGGCAATCAAAGAATACAAAGGTAAGAAAATCCCCGTTGACGAAATCGCCATAGAAAGCGCTAAAGAATGGTTAAAAGAGAATATCCACGCTATTGACCCAGAGAACCACGTAAGAATTTACCCTCACATACGTCCAGGCTCCGTTGACCTTGTAGATATCTACATGAGACAATTAAGAGACGGCGTCCCTCTTTCAAACGATACCTCTTTCGGCGTAGGATACGCTCCATTTGATGACCTTGAAAACGTAGTTTTCCAGATAGAGAAGAAACTCAACAGTAAAGAAATAAAGAAACTACATCCAGAAATCGGTGAAGACATCAAGGTAATGGGCGTAAGGATAGGTGAAAAAATCACTATAACAATAGCCTGCGCCTTTGTAGACAGATTTGTAAAAGACATCAACGATTACGTAGAAAAGAGAGAAAACGTTAGAAAATTAGCATACGAAGTGGCAAAAGAGTTCACAAATAGAGAAGTTGAAATCCACATAAACACAGGCGACGACGTAGAAAACGCAAACGTCTATATAACTGTCACAGGAACTTCTGCAGAAGCTGGAGACGACGGAGAAGTAGGTAGAGGGAACAGAGTTAACGGTCTTATCACTCCTTACAGACCTATGAGTCTTGAAGCAGCAGCAGGTAAAAACCCAATCACTCACGTAGGAAAGCTCTACAACATCACATCCAACGATATAGCAAAAGCTGTGGTAAACGAGATTCCAGAAATAGAAGAAGCCTACGTTTACATGGTAAGCCAGATAGGAAAACCAGTTAACCAACCTTTAGCCGTTGACGTTAAAGTAAGAACTCCAGAAAACTCAGCTAAATTCCAGACAAAGATAGAAGAAATCGTCAACGAATGCCTCGCCGATATGAAAAACATATGGAAAAGACTTATGAATGGAGAGATAACCGTTTATTAA